Proteins encoded together in one Microcebus murinus isolate Inina chromosome 18, M.murinus_Inina_mat1.0, whole genome shotgun sequence window:
- the WFIKKN2 gene encoding WAP, Kazal, immunoglobulin, Kunitz and NTR domain-containing protein 2, with protein sequence MWALGCRRSWSRWEQVAALLLLLLLLGVPARGLALPPIRYSHAGICPNDMNPNLWVDAQSTCKRECETDQECETYEKCCPNVCGTKSCVAARYMDVKGKKGPVGMPKEATCDHFMCLQQGSECDIWDGQPVCKCKDRCEKEPSFTCASDGLTYYNRCYMDAEACSKGITLAVVTCRYHFTWPNTSPLPPETTVHPTTASPETPGLDMVAPALLSHPVHQSVTVGETVSFLCEVVGRPRPEITWEKQLEDRENVVLRPNHVRGNVVVTNIAQLVIYNAQPQDAGIYTCMARNAAGVLRADFPLSVVRGGQAAATSESSPNGTAFPAAECLQPPDSEDCGEEQTRWHFDAQANDCLTFTFGHCHRNLNHFETYEACVLACMSGPLAACSLPALQGPCKAYAPRWAYNSQTGQCQSFVYGGCEGNGNNFESREACEESCPFPRGNQRCRACKPRQKLVTSFCRSDFVILGRVSELTEEPDSGRALVTVDEVLKDEKMGLKFLGREPLEVTLLHVDWACPCPNVTVGETPLIIMGEVDGGMAMLRPDSFVGASSARRVRKLREVMHKKTCDVLKEFLGLH encoded by the exons ATGTGGGCCCTGGGGTGCCGCCGGTCCTGGTCCCGCTGGGAGCAGGTGGcagcgctgctgctgctgctgctgttgctcgGGGTACCCGCTCGAGGCCTGGCGCTGCCGCCCATCCGCTATTCCCACGCTGGCATCTGCCCCAACGACATGAACCCCAACCTCTGGGTGGATGCACAGAGCACCTGCAAGCGGGAGTGTGAGACGGACCAG GAGTGTGAGACCTATGAGAAGTGCTGCCCCAATGTGTGCGGGACCAAGAGCTGCGTGGCGGCCCGCTACATGGACGTGAAAGGGAAGAAGGGCCCCGTGGGCATGCCCAAGGAGGCCACGTGCGACCACTTCATGTGCCTGCAGCAGGGCTCCGAGTGCGACATCTGGGACGGCCAGCCCGTGTGCAAGTGCAAAGACCGCTGCGAGAAGGAGCCCAGCTTTACCTGCGCCTCGGACGGCCTCACCTACTATAACCGCTGCTACATGGACGCCGAGGCCTGCTCCAAGGGCATCACGCTGGCCGTTGTCACCTGCCGCTACCACTTCACCTGGCCCAACACCAGCCCCCTGCCACCTGAGACCACCGTGCACCCCACCACGGCCTCCCCGGAGACCCCcgggctggacatggtggccccagccctgctcagccaCCCCGTGCACCAGTCAGTCACGGTGGGCGAGACAGTGAGCTTCCTCTGCGAGGTGGTGGGCCGGCCCCGGCCCGAGATCACCTGGGAGAAGCAGCTGGAGGACCGGGAGAACGTGGTCCTGCGGCCCAACCACGTGCGCGGCAACGTGGTGGTCACCAACATCGCCCAGCTGGTCATCTATAACGCGCAGCCCCAGGACGCTGGCATCTACACCTGCATGGCCCGGAATGCCGCCGGGGTCCTGAGGGCCGACTTCCCGCTGTCGGTGGTCAGGGGGGGTCAGGCCGCGGCCACCTCGGAGAGCAGCCCCAACGGCACGGCCTTTCCGGCCGCCGAGTGCCTGCAGCCGCCTGACAGCGAGGACTGCGGCGAGGAGCAGACGCGCTGGCACTTCGACGCCCAGGCCAACGACTGCCTCACCTTCACCTTTGGCCACTGCCACCGCAACCTCAACCACTTCGAGACCTACGAGGCCTGCGTGCTGGCCTGCATGAGCGGGCCGCTGGCCGCCTGCAGCCTGCCCGCCCTGCAGGGGCCCTGCAAGGCCTATGCGCCCCGCTGGGCCTACAACAGCCAGACGGGCCAGTGCCAGTCCTTCGTCTACGGCGGCTGCGAGGGCAACGGCAACAACTTTGAGAGCCGAGAGGCCTGCGAGGAGTCGTGCCCCTTCCCTCGGGGCAACCAGCGCTGTCGGGCCTGCAAGCCGCGGCAGAAGCTCGTGACCAGCTTCTGTCGGAGCGACTTCGTCATCCTGGGCCGGGTGTCTGAGCTGACCGAGGAGCCCGACTCGGGCCGTGCCCTGGTGACGGTGGACGAGGTCCTGAAGGACGAGAAGATGGGCCTCAAGTTCCTGGGCCGGGAGCCGCTGGAGGTCACGCTGCTCCACGTGGActgggcctgcccctgccccaacgTGACGGTGGGCGAGACGCCGCTCATCATCATGGGCGAGGTGGACGGCGGCATGGCCATGCTGCGGCCCGACAGCTTCGTGGGCGCGTCCAGCGCACGGCGGGTCAGGAAGCTCCGCGAGGTCATGCACAAGAAGACCTGCGACGTCCTCAAGGAGTTCCTGGGCTTGCACTga